tagatcctTATGTGTATCATGTAGACGTATTCCTCTGTAATGTATAATATTAAAGTAATATCatgaaacaatattataaaaacagcAGTAGTCGCAAGAACACACAACTTTTACTATGCAAAGCTTGTTTCTTTATCGGTGAccatttattattgtattatttggtCTGTTgaagaaagttgtctcattggcaatgataccacatctttttttatctaattCTGCAATATTATATTCCTATCTATACATATTCCAGTTATTATAgattatatacctatatggagttattttctttcagaacgacaggtcattgtttttcagaatcaacgcggacgataccatgtttcaatgatatatgctCCAATGCATAAAATGACCTgtgtcattattttccttgataaacatgcaatctgTGATTAACTTCGAAACTTTATTCGTTGAAcagttttttgttgccgatttggaaatttattttttaaggttAAATCGATGATAGGTGTAAATGAAACCACATTGTAGTCCCGCATTTTAATCtaagaaacaaataacgtgaatTTTGTTAATTCATCGCTACACTAAAGAACTATTATCATATATGTCAGATGTTTTTAATGTGGACTTTCataagataaatatttaaaaactatttataaaataaaatttaacatattcgtgtgtaaaattttgtaaatcttattgagtcaaactgaataggttgattgatttttggttgcttgcttaacgtacagctgcaaatatttcatgcatgttcagaacgatacaaACTGAATATGAAATCATACTGTATCctatattcgtcttcgtgtcagttcttaactttttaaaatttatgtataccttttactcaACTAATAcgataatcttatattctattgaataacaataACTTAACTCACGAAAGGGTCGGGTGCGGATGGTATATAATgatatcctgattatcttttaatgaaatttattgctATGCAAAAGACAAGCTTTCTgcatttttcattcgattcaagtaaaattgttcaaaaaattacttttccgcgatagaaatatcataacaaatagaaaaaaagcatATCCCTCCCCCTTTTGCATAAGCTACGTGGTACAATTaataacttacaatgtgtcttgtatttatcatacaccgttatcggatggtaacaatacatttgtgtcttactcatgcagttacatatatatttttattgtgtatggataataattttgaaaaggtttatatttacattatttagtgagttttatttcactttctaaatgagccgcagggcgtattaaaacctgaacgcataagaaaggaatatcccacctTTGTGTTGTCAGTAAAataggatactaaattttacaaatctttataaaattaaaaatttgtgacggtatataagtcagataattcAATACAATTGTTAAATTATGATTATCAAGTCAAGATTGCAGGTCAATAACTAATGTCATTAACATAACTGTACACTATCTTAAATGTTCAAATGATATTCAGGTTATAATTCAAGTTTAATATTTCACAATTTATCATCTAAATACACATTTTACATAGATAACCGTAATTGATTCAAATATAGAACACGTTATCATTGGTTATATACCTTACCTGTGCATTACACATTGCAGACGATCAGCGACAAAATGGCACAGGCATCCTCTAAAACATGTGAGATATGTATAAGTGCTCCAGGATCCCAATACTGTTTGGAGTGTGAACAAaacttttgtgaaaattgtaaaactttTCATAGTAGGCAGAAGATATCAAAAACTCACCAGTTCCAGTCTTCCTCTGATGTAATCCCGGAGGGTAAATCGAAATGTAAGGACCAcaatgaagacttcagttttgTATGCAAAACATGTGACGTAGTAGTGTGCAGTAGTTTTGTGACTGGCAGTCACACAGGGCATGTTTTTTCCAAGCTTCTGGACAGCATTAAACAGTTAAAGGAGAAGAACACAACATACCTACGTATAAGAGTACAACAGTCAACACAAAACATGAAGCAGATAGAAAAAGGTTTAAAGGAATTAGATGTCAAGGTGGAAGGAGTAGTCAAAGCTATTACAAAAGAAGGTACACAACTCAAGACTATGGTTGATAAATGTGTTGCAGAGATGATTTCAACGGTCAATGATCAATCTAGGAGAGAAAAGGACAAATTGACAAAGATCATGGCAGATACTAGAATGGATTTGAAGGCAGGAAGCAATTTAGACATGCAGATTGATGAACTCGACAAGATCAGAAACGATGGTAATTTGTTACAGTCTTTACAGAAGCTTACAGATGACATTGCAAAGCTGACGATAAAGCCAATTCCCGAGTTTCCGAACATAAGGTATACTGCGAAGTCCGCAACAGATAACGACGTTAAACAACTGTTTGGAAACTACATACTCAGGTAATTCTACTAAAAATGACTGAGCATTTTGTGGGCGTAATACATGCTTTAATATAACCATAGTATCTTAATGAGACACGTTTTTTCgcgaaataaaaattatgttgtaTTCTGAAATATAAACTTATGTCTTGAAATAATATGACAGACGAAGGAGCGATAATTCATGAAATACAAGTATGCGTTCATTAcacatatattgtttaatattatGGATTCAACATGTGCTCCAGTAGATAAATGCAGGATCTATGGCATTTTACATTTGAAGTTGTATTGATACATGTACGTTTACCTATCTCGACAATACGTAAACATATGTagaaatgcaaaaataaaattgagaatagaaatggggaacgtgtcaaagagacaacaacccgaccaaataaaaaaacaacagcagaaggtcaccaacaggtcttcaatgtagcgaataCTTACTTCCAAACTAGAACAAATATAACTGTTTTTCTCGTTATCTAAATATGTAATTCTAATTGCATGCATTTTATgtaatattataaaagaaataaagacaAAAGAAGTATACCGCTTTACAATAGTAATATATCGATTaaactgagaaaaaaatccgaacaaaactgagggaaacacacaTTAACTACAAGTGGAAAGCAACAGAACAACATTAACACTGtactgctacaaaaacaaacgccaacatacaaggaaaattaatgtttgttcacaactgtcatactcctgacaCTTGACAGaacatttcatgaaaaaaaaatataaaaaattctgtttatcttttatcaGTGAAATGCGTACACAACAAATCATGAACAAAGAAAGAGAATTGGCTTCATCCAAGAGGTAAGGAACTATTTGTGTatattaaacagttttaaagttacatatttGGCAATATAAACTTGTTATCAAATCTGTGAGTGAATTACACATTATTTTCTTGCATACCTCGCCATTTGACGTTTCAACGGTTCTGattaagtttgttttatatattatgtacaccACTTTAccgtttaattttattttcgataaatcaattaaaatgtcTCTCTACTTTTTTCCACTACGTACGTTAGAAAACACTGTATTGGACCAGATTGCATTTGAGTAGATAAATTTTCTTATGATATGCAAACACATACAAGTAGCATGCATTATGTTCAATAGTGTTTAGATTTTGTTGCAATTAATTTTCGTAAATATACTGCTTGTTAAAATGTGCCTGCCTGTCTAGTTGAAATAATACTTATAGAATGTCTCTATGGCTTATGTATCTCCTCTTTTTTCCCACTACGTACGCTAGAACACACAGGCTCGAGCACGATTGCATTTAAGTAAATAAATCTTCTTATGATATGCAAACGCAAACTAGTAgcataaattattttcaataatatttagattttgttgCATTAAGTTTTTGTAAATACACTGATCGTTAAAATGTGTCTGATTGTCcagttgaaataaataaaatctctgtatacttatataatataaacaaatataaaagacatTCATCAAAGTTATTTGGACTTTTGAGGCACGTTGTACATAGTATAATCAGAAGTCATCATGTTTACAACAACATAAGGAAGTCATACTGTTTTGTTAAGTGTAGATTGTCCTTTTGTAAATAGTATTTTATGTCATATCTTTCCTCAAATGGAAATGTTCTCTTTGTGATATTTTCACCtctttttaacataaaaatcattattGATTCACACAGTTATTCGCAATCGACTGTCATTGAAGAATTCAACCAATTCACCATTCACATTCACAATCGACTGTTGATGCAGGGGTAAACGACTTCAGGAGTCACATTGACAGACGACTGTAGATTAAGAAGTTAACGAATCCAGTAGTCACTTTCATAATCGACTTTTGTTATCAGTCACATTCCCGAAATGCATATTGAATTAGTACAAGGAGTTTCAATTGTATTGTACACTTGAGAACTATCAGTCATTACAAAATGATTGGAGTAATCGTATATAGTTTTTCAACAAGTTAAAACaagattatgttttaataaatagttcgtcttttcattcagttttttatTGTCTGTAGGAAAGAAAGGcaaaaaagaaggaaaagtATATGCAAACCAGGATTAATTCTACATGGAAtcggaatataaaaaaagaatgacgTTAATGTATTGTGTCCTTGTTAGTGTAAACTCTTATATTGTTTTGGTGATGTCATCcgattttgtttaaagaaatgtcaTACATCAATACGACCATTACAGCTATATAAAAGTCGAAATTAATTATAAGGTCTTGTCATAAATTAGGCACGCTACGTAACACCAACCCCCACTTACAACAAATGGTGAATTGTGATACTCTTCGTGGGTAAACAGTTTCTGTTCTACCAAAACCATAGGAAACGTCTCTGAATTTAAGCAATATATCTTCCCggaaaaagaaatgtatttcaGTTTGGGTGtgagctgatttttttttcttatatattattatttcaattaattcaAGATTCATTAACTCGGTTTCTGActcttgtatatatttcaaatgctttttgatatttttgcacTGTTTATGTGTGTTCCAGTTAGTATAACTTGTTGGATTTCAATATCATCTTCAAATAGGGTAACTTTTAGGTCAATCAATTGTAATGCTCATTATAGTGATTACAAATAGGATGTGAAGCAAAAGGAGCAGGGAACATACCTTTATAGATGTGACAAGTGTGGGTAAGttcattataattgtttttatgcacATGACACAAAGTTGTACATCTATATCATTTGGCGTATCAAATGTATGATTTTCAAGTGTCAATGACGTGcgaaataaatttttttttctcgaaaaatgCAACTGCTGTCATTTGTACTTGGCTTACGCCACACAGATGTTTGCACTGTTTAAGAAATCaataagaaacattgatgaACAAACCAATAAGAGTGATATAGAACAGCATTATATCTGTTGACTTGTAAATAATTTACACATATGTATGAAGGTAATGAGCAACATAGCTTCGCCTGCGTCAACAGTAATGTTAATGAatgtataataatgataatagaCGACATATTTTGATACTCATATTTAATCACTCATAGGACGCATTTGTTGGTTTAATATGTAATCCTTCATGGGTACTGTGCATGATTGTCATAATATGgagaatttcatttttaatcgGTTGAGTTGTAGTCTAGAGAGTTAGTatgcatgtcagtaactgctattAGTCTTTGTTGATATATGTATCATTGCCATTTTGCAGAGATTTTTGtagttacctattctgacatcagacttaAGCGCGCGAGGTTTGGCTAGATATAAAACCGGATTCAACACaccaattgttttaaaaaatgtcctgttccaagtcaggaatattgaaattgttttcagaTAGTTCAgttctatgtatgttgcattgacctttgtttttatttcactttagtgtttctgttgttcaaTTGTGACTTCTTATAATTGGTGTGTTTctctcaattttaaattgtaacccggatttgttttctctcaaaatatttatgacgTTGAACTGCGATTGTCTACTGTTGCCGTTATTGGTACTGTGTGGGTaactgtgtgtttgttttgtcgACGTTGATCAGACGGTTGCACCTCTCCaaattcaggagcctctgagcctttgttagttttttttcaaatttaatttgagttaatttatgtgttttgGGGTTTGATATGACGTCAATGGAACTAAGTTAGTacactttattttgtaaagagGCCAGTCAAAGCCCTGCCGGACTATCTTGTTGTGTTTATGACCCATAGTTGCCTTGCATTTTCTCTGctttttgtcgggttgttgtctttttg
The nucleotide sequence above comes from Mytilus trossulus isolate FHL-02 chromosome 5, PNRI_Mtr1.1.1.hap1, whole genome shotgun sequence. Encoded proteins:
- the LOC134717585 gene encoding E3 ubiquitin-protein ligase TRIM71-like, whose protein sequence is MAQASSKTCEICISAPGSQYCLECEQNFCENCKTFHSRQKISKTHQFQSSSDVIPEGKSKCKDHNEDFSFVCKTCDVVVCSSFVTGSHTGHVFSKLLDSIKQLKEKNTTYLRIRVQQSTQNMKQIEKGLKELDVKVEGVVKAITKEGTQLKTMVDKCVAEMISTVNDQSRREKDKLTKIMADTRMDLKAGSNLDMQIDELDKIRNDGNLLQSLQKLTDDIAKLTIKPIPEFPNIRYTAKSATDNDVKQLFGNYILSEMRTQQIMNKERELASSKRKEERSDKLIRLWDR